TAAGCAAAATGGCAATAGCCGCGAGAAACACAAAGGCGAGGAAAGAATTATCCGACTTGTCGTAGCGGGTTGCAACACATCGAAACCACTTGATTTTTTTGGGAAAAACATTCAACCAAATGGCGCCCCTTGTAGACGTGTCTGTCGTAGTCCCACGGCTGTTTCACGTTGGACGGCGGTGGGATTGTGTGCCGCCCGTTGCTCAAAACAATGAAATCCCTGATCGCTTTTGCGCCATAAGCCTTGTCACCCAAAACATTGCTTTGCGAGACGTCGGTTTTGGCAAGCAACTTGATGGCATGTGAGGAGTCGTGTTCATTCCCCGGCGAAAGCAAAAACTCCACCGGGTTGCCCAAGCCGTCCACAATTGCGTGTATTTTTGTATTAAGGCCTCCCTTTGAACGCCCCACTGCCTTTAGATAGATAAATGTTATAATGGCACCATAGGAGATGTCATTATGGTGCCATGTAAAAACTGCAAGTCGGAATCAACGGTAAAAAACGGTATTGTCAGAGAAAAACAGTGGTACAGATGCAACAAGTGCGGTTACAATTTCGTTGAAGGCGATGACAGGACGAATGAAAAGATTGCGGCAAAAAAGGCCATGTGCGTACTTTTGCATTCCCTTGGCAAAGCCTCATTC
This genomic interval from Acidaminococcales bacterium contains the following:
- a CDS encoding transposase; its protein translation is MGRSKGGLNTKIHAIVDGLGNPVEFLLSPGNEHDSSHAIKLLAKTDVSQSNVLGDKAYGAKAIRDFIVLSNGRHTIPPPSNVKQPWDYDRHVYKGRHLVECFSQKNQVVSMCCNPLRQVG